AGCCACTTAAATGAACGGTATATTGTTAACCCTACTAGCCACATAAATACTAGAACATTTTGTCATTGAAATCCAATCCTATACTTTTCAGGTGTACATCTATTGACTTTAAGTACCAGATCTGGAAATGTGGAGTTGTGTTCACAGACGGGGTAAGAGGGATCAAAGATGAATAGTATTTTCTGTATTTGTGCCGTAGATGTATTGGTTATAACAATTGTTCATTTTCATACTGTAGGTTGAAGACAAGCTTTATATGACGTTATTTCAATCTCTTCCCCCCCCAGACTTTTCTCTATCTGTGTTGGTACACGATCATGTCCTTGCTTGGACATTACAACAACTTCTTCTATGCCTGTCACTTGCTGGACATAGCCATCGGTGTGAAGGATCTCCGTACTATCCTGTCCTCTGTCACCCACAATGGGAAACAGGTAGGGAGCTGAACAGTACACACCCTTCCAGCCTCCGTTTGTCAGTGAATGTGCTGCTGATACGACtcattccctgtctccctcctagCTCATGATGACATTGGGCTTGTTGGCAGTGGTGGTGTATCTCTACACTGTAGTGGCCTTTATCTTCTTCCGCAAGTTTTACAACAAGAGTGAAGATGAGGATGAGCCGGATATGAAATGTGACGACATGATGACTGTGAGCCGGTGCTGTTTCCTGCCAGCTCTATGCTGTACCATATACTCTATAGTCGTACAGTGTGTTTGAGTTTACTTACTACTTCTCTATAGTCAATGTGCTCTCTTCCCTCCACTTGTGTCAGTGCTACCTCTTCCACATGTACGTGGGAGTGCGTGCTGGCGGTGGCATAGGGGACGAGATCGAGGACCCGGCGGGAGACGTGTACGAGCTCTACCGGGTGGTCTTTGACATCACCTTCTTCTTCTTTGTCATTGTCATCCTGTTGGCCATCATTCAGGGTAAGGCAGCGTCCCTCTTATGCATTCCAAAACACTACTCCACCACTGTACAGTACCTCAAGCTAATGGCAATCTCGGATAGCTAGTCATAATGTCATTCGACTGTAAGGGATGTGAGTTTGTGTGTTTCCTACAGGTCTGATCATTGACGCCTTCGGAGAGCTCCGAGACCAACAGGAGCAGGTTAAGGAAGACATGGAGGTACAGATCTTTTTTTCAATTTAAAATGTTATTGTATCTTTGGCGTTCATCAGTTTTAGGTGAGTTCAAGTCAATCACATGGTTGGGCACATACCACCATCTTGCCTACTGTTTCTGTTTATTTGATTCTTGTAGACCAAGTGCTTCATCTGTGGAATTGGAAGCGACTACTTTGATACGACGCCGCACGGCTTCGAGACCCACACCCTGGAGGAACACAACTTGGCCAACTACATGTACGTGTTCTCCCTGTAATCAGtcaacagtgtgtgtccatgacCATCTGCCATCACACTGACCTGccggtctgtctgtcctctgcaGGTTCTTCTTAATGTACCTCATCAACAAAGATGAGACGGAGCACACTGGCCAGGtgagtctgtcagtcagtctttGTGTTCGTGGCACCAAATGCCTCCCATTTTGTAGCCATTAATTTCAATTGGCTGTCTCTtcttttctccctctgtcctggttcctcctctgttccaggAGTCATATGTGTGGAAGATGTACCAGGAGCGAGCGTGGGATTTCTTCCCTGCTGGGGACTGTTTCAGGAAGCAATATGAGGATCAGCTTGCATAACCATACGACTACAATTAGTAGGTTTAATAACATAGTAAACCATACTGAAATAGCTGCACAATACTGTATGGAAGAGAGTTGGACCCAAACACATGAAAACTAAATAACTGCATTTAGAAGTGTTTGTAGCAATGTCAAGTTGAAACATTCAGTGACAGTAATTCTTGAAATGTCATTGTGCGCGTGAATGTGGGAAAATACTCCCATTTTGCCAACACCCACAAATATTCTCAATAATTAAGTGCATTATGCATGTCAATTTTGTAAAACTTCAGTGCCTAAATTATTGGAACAAACTTTATTAGTCGTATACTACAGCAGCATCTTGATACTGTACCAAAACTGTCATGTTTGGTATAGTACTTTGATATCTCCTCCTACTCATAAAGCAAGAGATACCGGTACCAGATATACTGTAAACACAACTGGAGTATAGTTGATGGTACTTTATCCTTCAAAGCTATTTTACCAGCCCACTGGAAAAGCGCTATAACCACTACATACAGTATTGACTTTAAATGCTCTTCAACGGCTGCTTTTCAACTGACAAGGTTTTTCCCTGAAATGTTCTTTGTATCTGTTTTAATTATTACTATTTCTCTCAACAGAACTGATGATGGTTACTGTGTCGTTGACGTAGGAACTAGGGCTtgtgtatttatttgtttttaattTATTGAATGTATTTTAAGCCTGGCTAGTCTGAATGCCATGAATGCATTATTGTATCCAGTACATTGTTTAGTTTGAGGGAACTCGCTACTTTGTTTTCTTAAAACCAAAAAAATACTGGTTTATTAATGGGTTTGTTCATTGGTTTATTAAATAAAAGGCTTTGATGCACTTACAGTTTGATGTAGTTTCCTTTCAGTAAAGGGTTATACCAATTTATTACACAGTCCGTGCCAACGGATTAGTTGATTTGGTTTCTTAATATTCATATTGGGAAGATAAATATTTATCTAGCATGTGATTTGGTGGCTCCACATTGGTGACAATTGACTacagtgtatacagtatgttcACAACTGTTGAACCGTCCGTAACACAACCAATCCTTGATTTGTTTTGATCTTGTTAATTTGACTACCGTATTGTGGTGAACTTGTCTACTTTCTTCAGTATTTCTTCACAACTACTGGAAGTCCCTCTGTGAGCCTTTTAAACCTCACTTCCTGAAGACCCTCCGGTCCCAtccttctccttccctgttgtcCTGCCCGTCCAGCaatagagaggaggtgggggaggaggagcaggaggcctGGAGCTGCAGGGTGGGGCTTGATGAGGAGGCCATCCAGCTCAGGCTGTCAATAGAGTCATTGAGATAGGGCTGGGCCTCGCGCTGAGGGCAGAGTACATAGCGATCAGCATGATGATGATGCACCTGGGCGGTTTCCAGAGGGCCCATGTTCTTCTGGTAGGACGGGTGAGGCAGTCCAAAAGGCTCCCAGCCCCCCACGGCCCCCGACAGAGAGCCTGAGGGCTCCTCCATGTTGACGTAGAGCAGGTCATCAGCCTCCTCCTGCTCGGGCATCTCCTCCAGTGCTTTCTCCAGGTCACAGCGCAGGGAGGGGAACCCCGGGCGGTCCTTAGGACTCAGTAGCCAGCAGGAGAACATCAGGgagtagctacagtatagagGAGATACAAAATTACCCAAAATCCAGATACTCCAGGAAAGGTACATTCGTTGCCTCTACTATACACCACTAAATACAGATCCAGAAACAGGCACTCACATGGTGTCCAGGCAGCTAGGGGGCTGCTTGAGGCGGTTGCCCTGTCTAAGGTAGTCGTAGATCTCACTGTTTTCCACTCCAGGGTAGGGCGTCTGTCCCCGAGTGGCTATCTCCCACATAGTCACTCCAAACGACCACTTCAAGAGAGGGATATAAGCACCGTCACAAAAATAATGTACTTGTATTTACTCTTTGTTATGAATTCTTCTGCAGGATGTTAAAACCCAAATACAGTAGGAGACATGGGTCACATAATGTAGCTGGACAAAGTTTGGATAGCTCACCACATCACTCTTGGTGGTGTACACTCGGTCTGCCAGGCTCTCGATGGCGATCCATTTTACTGGCATCTTTGAAATGCGTCCTTGTCTATAGTAGTCTCCATTATAGATCTTCTTAGATAGGCCAaaatcagccacacacacagtcatattcTCGTTCAGCCTGCAGGACAgatatatactgagtgtacaaaacattaagactAAGAGACTTTCCGtgaaagactgaccaggtgaaagcgaCGATCCCTTATtcttgttaaatctacttcaatcagtgtggatgatttaagccttgaggcaattgagacaatggattgtgtatgtgtgccattgagggtgaatgggcaaaatgaaagattgaagtgcctttgaacggggtatggtagtaggtgccagttgCACCGGCTTGTGTcaggaactgcaacgctgctgggtttttcacactcaacagcttcccgtgtgtatcaagaatggtccaccacccaaaggacatccagccatcttcacacaattgtgggaagcattagactcaacatgagccagcatccctgtggaacgctttcgacaccttgtagagtccatgccccgaagaatttaggctgttctgagggcaaaagagggtgGGTAGAACTCAATACtaagaaggtgttcttaatgttttgtgcactccgTGTGTGCGCAGATGAGCACAGACAACGTAATAGCAGCGTAAAACAGTACTGTTACTTGCATCACTCAACATGCTCAACTTGCGTCACAGTCGTTCTCTCAGACCATCACAGAAAAACATTGAGGAGTATGTGTGAGAAACAGGAGGACACGGACAGAACAGAGAGGCGAGAATCCCCACATGCAGTTTCGCGCTGCCAGGTCTCTATGGATGAACCTCTTGTCGCTCAGGTACTCCATTCCCCGTGCGACGTCTGTCATGAACTTCACCAACATCTGAGACGGCAGGGACTGATGAATGGAGACAGAGACGATAAGATACAGACAGGGGGTGCTATACAGCGGCACAAATGGAACACGCATTGAAAGGAGAAAAGAGCACAACGCTACAATTTTTATTTGTGTAACAAAAAACCTTTCCCATCTGCGTGGGAGGGAAGGGAACTGACCAAAGGACTGTCCCCGAGTCGAGAGTAGAGCAGGAAACTGTGCAGGTCCCCGTGTTTCATACAAGGCAGGATGACGACAGGGGATGGGTAGCCTCCCCTCTCTACCGTCTGCAGACACACTCCTACAGGGAGGATCGGGGAAACAACCGAATGAATCGAGTCAGGCCTACTTGGTAACGGACACTTGGGAGACAAAAACGTCCGCGTGTTAATAGTCGCTCGATAAGTGACAAAACAAAATCAGCCCAGTCTCTCACCGAGGAGTCTCATGACGTTGGGGTGGTCAAACTCCTTCATACAAGCAGCCTCCCTGAGGAAGTCCTCCATCTCGGTGCGAGTGCAGATGGAAACtacgagagggagaaggagagggtggctgaggtCAAACTGACACATACTGCACCGTGGGAGACGCACAATGGGGACATCCGACACTCACTCTTCATGGTCTTCACAGCCACTTTGAGGACAGTCTCTTCATGCACCAGAAGCCCTTCCATGACGGAGCCAAACTCCCCTGCAGATCAAGACATGGACGCGCTGTTAGTCCGGGGGGTTGGTGTAGCTGGGGATCTAAGCCTCTTAAGGCCCTAGGATGTAGTAGTTCATGACTGACTAGGTGACAGTACATATAGCGTATGACGAAGGCTTCAGCCGGAGCTCACCCTCGCCGAGGGTCTTGCCCAGGGTCAGCTTGTGTCGGTCCACCATCACATCCTGCAACTTGTGCTTCAACTCGTCACTGATCACCAGGCTGTTCACTGCGGACAGGGTTAATACTCTCTCTTACACAGAAACAGGGATTCTTAAAGCATGATGTATTGGAAAAATAACTTGAGCGTTATTCCTCTCACACTGCCCTTAAACAAATGAGAGATTCCGTTTTGAAGAACAATGCAGAATATGAGTCCATTATTGTGAAACTGTTCTAGGCTTCCAGTCTATGTTTTCTCTTCCTGTGTTTTCTTTTCACAACGATGTGTGTCGAAACAAAATGCTCTGGCAACAAAACACATCCCAAAACTATGATTTGGAACGTTTCCCATTTGTTCTGAAATAAATATAATTCAATATTTGGAAGCCTTTGTCCCCTAAGAATAATAGCAGTGTGACTCTGCAAGGATTTGAACTCCATTCTCAAACTAATTTCTCTGTGTTCTCCAGCAGATTGTGTAGTTAACAGCCAGATCCTGACAccactctgcccccccccccccaccacatcTGGCACAGAACAACATTGAGCAAACGGATGAAATCTGAGCTTCAACATCTGTTCCTGAACTCCCACACTTCATGACACACCGCTTGGTTCCAAGGCGTTTACCGGTGACTGTTCCTCTTACGTCACTGGCATGACAACTCACGTGTGGCTTCATTCGACTGGTGATTGTAGGTGCGTCGGGCGCTGTATCTTACTACGAAGTCCCCACCGCCGTTTCTCATGGGGTCAAATGTTTTCCTGTCGCgcaacacacaagcacacaggtGTTTTTAATTGATCATCGAACCGGAATGACGACAACAAAAGAATGAAACAAAGGGGATACAGGGAGACCCAGAGGTACACACCCAAAGCATGTCTCTCTTCGACGCAATATGATTGCATACACCATGATGAACCCTATCAAGGCCAGACCGACAGCAATCCCCATGATCACATACCACCAATGCCAGGAAAATTCCTGATGTGGGGAGAGATCTAAAAAGGCAGGAAAGAGAGGTAGGTCAACTATTACACAGACACTGGAATATGCTACCTGATGAATCAACCTAGAACATTTGGGATCTCCTGccgttttcctcctctcctttgcCCCATCCCAACCATCCTActgtctccctctgttctgtccagaCTCACCAGGCTGTTTCTGTTTGAGGGTTTGGACAGGGCTCCAGGGGCCACACCCTGCCACAGTACAGGCACTCACACTCAGGGACACACTGTCCAGGAGGCTGGAGAGCGGGATAGCTAGCTCAGAGGACTGAACTgactccagaacagcctgaaacAACAGCAAATATACCCAttacactcagagagagagagtctacaaCATATGTTTACTTTGACAACTGTAACATGGGTTACCTTGGACTTGTTAGGGGTTCTGTACTCCACTCTGTACCCTAGTATCTGGCCATTCAGTCTGCCTGGTGGCTTGGTCCAGCTGACAATAACCTCTGTTCCATTAAACAGTCCACTCACATTGTCTGGTGCTGCCTCTGGTACTGTCAGATACATGCCAAAAAATGAATAATGTTTACAACATGTGACCTGTAACACACACTACCAGACTCATGCTGTTAAAAACCAGTGTGCAAAGGTCCGTGCGTAAAATGTGATCTTATTAAGAGAACAATGTAAATAAAGGCATTTTTGTCACGTTGTGAGTCTTAGCGTGGGCTGCGGCTGGGGCCTGTACTGGACCCTGCCTGGTGATGTCATCGGTGAGTGTTCCACTGCTGATCGTTTCCATATGTGGCTCCACCCCGGCCAACAAAAACACAagcaccttcccctctccctccatctacccggctctttctctctctcgctcactccctCAGCCCACGcccctctcactcccctctaTCTCTGACCCAggagcagtggagagagagatgtagatggGAGGGATAAGATATTTTTACTTTGTGGGGAGGTCGGGAATATAgctcgctcgcacacacacacacacacacacacacacacacaccttacaggTCTGTGCCACGTCATGCGCGCATGTTATTTTCAGATAAATAGGACCGACAAAAGCAAAGAATCTAAATGGTTTGGTTACGCTTAAGCACTAGGAGTCATGAGTTATCTACcacatgcaacaacaacaacaacaacaacaacaaaaagtgttCGAAATGAATGAATTTGACAGTGACGGTCAGCATCGTTTAGCTAATGGAATCAAACGAATCCAAACATGCATTCTCCCAGCACAAGAAGGGTGTTTTCTTTTAAGCCTGACATCTGGTAACCGATTTGATAGAATGGAAAATTCTTTAGCGGTCAGTTGATGGTGTGTTGATGTGCACTACACCACTGTGAAATTGGCTgtttccccctttccccttctctccgaaagtctctctttcccttctaCACACAAACATGTCTACATTACAGACTGCGGAAAGCATGAGTTGGCATGGAAAAACCGCTTCTCCACCAGCCATAATTCAAACACACTGCGGCATTATATGGACACAGCAGGATTGAGCCACCTCTGCCAAACCATGAATAGAGAATGCTTAATCTGTTTCCCTCCTGCCCTCAGTACCTCCTCCTTCGCTCAAGCAACTTTCTCAATATAGAAGTTTATATTTTAAAACactgaggatggagagaagggtgTTCTTACTGGCAAATGTGACTTGTCTGTTGCCAGCTCAGCGGAATAGCACTGAAAATCTTGATTTAACATCAGGTTCCATCCATCTGGCCCTTTTCAGATGTATATTTAGAATGAAACGCTAGACCCCTCTGCTTTTCAAAACCATAAACCTGTATCTCTTCTGTCTGTTTGATCAAAAACACTTGAGAATCCTTAACCAATTCCCAAACTGTTTTTCTTCTTTCCAGAACAATCTTTGACCCATAACCTGCCTAGCTTCACAGTCACTCAACTCTCGTTGTTCCCCCTGTAGGTCACTGACCTCTGCTACATAGGTATCACACTTTAACATTAACTCATTGTACTGTAAGTCACTCAGGACGAAATCATACCTAAGAGTTGTAGATGTGAATACATAACAAAATACATGATCAGTAATAGAATTGCTATAAACACACGCTGATGGGGTGGCGGGTCGAGGACTGTGGCAAACAGCTTACCTCCTTCAGATGTGCGCAGTGTTACCCATGGTGTCCAGGGGGAAGCACCTTGACTGCTACGGCAAGCCACCCTCACGTCATAGGAGGAGTAGGGCTCCAGGTCTGGGATCAGGTGTCGGGCAGGTGGTACATTTACATTCTGGTTGTGGACCAGGTGATTAAGCAATGCAGTGCGGTCAGGACCAGATGGGGCTGCCTGTATAGAGCACACAGAGACAGGATACACCCCTCCAAAGCCAGGCTCCCAGGAGATCAGCAGGGAAGAGATGGTAACCTCTACAGCCTGGACTTCATGTGCCTGGGAGGGAACCACTACACCCAAGACAAGAGAGGTAGTCATGAATGAGACCAAACAAATCAACATAATCATAAGTTGTTTACGTTGAACGACTCCTCTGTTGGTACGGACCTGTCACTGTTCCCGAGGCTGAGGTAGCCACACCTTTACTGTTGTGGGCTTCACAGGAGAAGCTGCTTGTATGGTTGAGGCCTAACAACAGGGATGCAAGGAGGTGGTCAGTCAGACGGACAGAAACACAAATAGACAGTTACAGAATGCAGGTTTCAATTTTAAGCCTGTATAATGTGCTGTTTGTAAGCCAAATGCAAAAGTAAGAGAAAAGTCTTTACCTGTGAAGTTGCGAGTGGAGGGCGAGTGGGATACAGGGTCCTGAAGCGTGTTGAGCGGTCCTCCATTCTGCAGCCAGATGATCCTGACAGGTTCTGGAGGCCCATGGGCCATACACTGCAGGCTGAGGCTAACATTAGCCACTACTGTCATGTCATGAGGCTCCACTGAGAAATGAGGGATTCCTGGAAAAGACCATGAACTCTGAGTAAGATACTGTCGAAAATAAAAAGACAGATTattgaagagacagagagaaactctACCTTCTAGCTGAATGACCCCTTCCTGAGACATCAAGTCCTTCCGCCCCACTGTTGCCATGCAACGGTATCTCCCAATGTCTGACAGTTTCACATGATCAATTCTGATGACAAACAAGACATATTACTGTCACTGAAAAAAAGATAAGTCAGACCAAGAATGTgtgacatagacagagagagagagagagtcataatTGAAGAAATGACCTGAGTTCACTGAGGGTCAGCCAACTTCCTTCAGTGACAGGCACTTGGACTTGATTGGTGTCAGCGTAATCCAGGGATTGACCGTCCCTAAACCACACCACATCCGGAGgttcctctccacctccatctccctgGAGAGTACAGAGCACCTGCACCGGCTTACCCAGGGATGAGGTTACATTGGCTGGGCTCTTCACAAACTGAAACACTTGATTCAAAGGACACCCATTAATCTAAATGTTAAACTGACATTCAGTAAATATGGTTCCTAAAATTAGATTAATGAATACCAAGTTCACTCGGGGAAGCATGAGTTAAGTTTACCATTAAATATAGTGTCAACTTGTCTTGTCAATCAACTGTAATATTAGACTAACCCTATATACCTACCTAAAACGTTCATAAGTAAGAAAAACCGCGATGAAAGAAAAGAACATACGTTTTTCAAAGAATACTATTTGtgttttttaaatgataaaaCATACGTTATGATCATTTCTGAGAGGTCATTTATATTTCTAAAATGACAACATAATCTCTGGTATCATCAATGCTGACTCACCTGGCACAGGGACCACTGTACCTATTATACCCATCAACAAAAGAACAAATAACGGCAAACACCCTCTGCTGCCCTTCATCCTCGTTCAGGTTTGCTCTTGAAGAACAAGATTGGTCTCTACTACGACTAAAATTATGCCTCAGACAGACATCTTTCCATCCTTCCAGGCAAGAAATTAAATTCTTCCTCGCACAGTATCCACGTTAGACTATTTCCTTAAGGTTTCAGACGCTTTCCAAAAAGTTTTCCTTGAGAGTAGACTATGCCATTCATAGCAATTATTGAAAACGTTTTTCTTCTTCCAGGAGTCGAATTCACAATATAACCTACTACTGCTGGATATGATGTAGCCTATCCCCGAGACTGAATTTAGTTTAATAAGCAAATAGTCCGCGAGTATTAGGCATGTCTCTCACGATTGAATTACTCATAGGGAAAACTTTAGCTCTTGACTAGCTCAACTGGCCGCAAGATGGCGCTATTATTCCATTGCGAAATAATAGCGCCTTCCTGCGACCGGTTGGGCTAGCTCTTGACATTTTCCCCCTCCATTACTCCCTCTTCTTCATTCACATTTCTGACTTTCATGGACACTCAACCGTTGAAGAAATAGTACATTGAGAATAGTACATACTTTTAGAGAATTTGTTCCGCCCCTAGCATACATTACATACTATGAAGAAATAAATGTTCTATTTATCTGACGTTGGAAAGTATGCTGCGTTCGTAACCAAATGGGATGTGggaatttaccagttgtgaagtcgtAAATACCAGTTGGATGCATTCAAATGGTCTGAAGTCTTTTAGAAACGCTGATTTGTTAATGGCAAACAAGCATTATgtcaataaaataaatataatttgAGATGCAAATGCCCCTCCTGGGtaaatccatttcaattcaatcactttttgacagcaccccttttgatttgaatgaaATCTCCCATACATATTTTGCCCATTTGTAGAAGTGCTCAGAAAGTGACTTTGGATCTGAATGagaaaacattcaataaataaaggTGCTCAAAGCTCACCTATTACGCgtaccccaccataccatgagacatccatgtcttcatcactggaaaagataaacggttgatattgatataatttaaaagcttacaaacagggttgtcaaactatttaATAATTTGttgatttttttgttgtcattTTTAACCTTAAACGTCAATTATCTAAAAACCTGTAAACTCCAATTGTTTTCATTTTCACATATATTGTAGCTTAGACCTTATTTTACATCATCTGAGGTTTTTTGTGTTGTGTTGCCATTGGTTGACAACATTCTCGAATACATATTTAGGCTGATAAATTTACTAAAATGGGAGATATTAAATGTCAACTTTCGAATTGCACCACAAAGATGGTTGTTGGAGGttcacacatcagagaatgttgacttgGATGGGAATATTTGTTGTTTTAAATTATACTGTCAATCCTCCCTATTGAAATCATAGAAATATAGACATGACCATTAAAGTTTAAATTAGACTGTGGGAGGGCCGGTGGCCATCTTTGTGGCAGTAATTAGAAGTTAAAATTTTAATTCAATTTAAATGTCAATTGTGTACCAGCTATAAAGTGCAGTGGTCTGAAGGGATATGTCCATtctatgaattatatttctatgattaAAATGAAACCCATACTGTATTCAAGAGCATGATGTGTCTCAACCGATGGCAGgcacaacacacacaaaatatgAGTTTAAGCGTTCTTAGATCATTTTAcgttaaaggttaaaaaaaaaatgtaatcattcAAAAACATTTTCTTTTAAGAAATTATACAATAGTTTGAGAAGACTGTTTGCTAGCTTTTAATTAAATAATATCAAACACAACGGTtgatcttttccagtgatgacGGCATGGATGTCTTATCGTATGTTGGGGTAGGATGAATTTGGAAATGGTGGGACATCATATAAACTGGGACAGTTTAATCCTGCCGTGTTTATTTCTTGGTCTGACAAGAGAAAATCTAAACTATTGTTACTAAACCACACGATCAAAATTCCATCACTTCATTGGTGTGACATTACAGAGGGGGACACAGCAAGCTTCAAACAGGAAGCTCAAGGTAAGGCTTTTTTTCTCTGTTTTGATGTTAAGGTTAAAAAAAACTGTCCAAATATTGCACTGTGCatactatgtatgtatgtactggtGCATCAAAATATATAGAACGTTGCCAATATTATGTTTCAATTTTGTAATTCAGTCATTTTCTTTGTTTAccaaacatagctagctagctaaagtaggACAGTATGGAGTAGATAAAGTGGGACAGCATAATACGCTTTTCCAATGGAGAAAAGAGATCCAGTTTTTATTTGAGACCCCATGTACTTAGATTAGTCAGGGCTCTGGTTCTTTAACCTCTTCAGACATCTATCCAACATATTATCCCAACACGTGATACATTTTTGAAATCCTCAGAAGTTTCCTAAACACACAAAACTTTATTGAATTGTCATTGGGGTACAATTAGGACTAAAGTAGTGGTGTCCCAGTCTACCACATGCGAATTGAAAATATGGTTTTGCCTCAGTATACACAAATGGGTGTGTCATGCCTCCTGTAAATATGATatcaaaatgttgttgtttttttaaattagaaAACATCTGGATTTCATAAATGTATCATGTATTGGGTTAATATGTGAAATAAATGTCGAAAGAGGGTACAGACGACGGAAATGCAAAGTGTCCCACTTATTCGTAATTCACCCTGTGCAAAATGGGTCACTTTTGAGCCCCTTTTATTTCCTAAATGTTTTGGTATTCCGGTACAAAACGTAACTTTCTGACCACTTATTCCATGGGCAAACATGTTTGGAAGGTTTTGTTTAAATCAAAA
The Oncorhynchus keta strain PuntledgeMale-10-30-2019 chromosome 11, Oket_V2, whole genome shotgun sequence genome window above contains:
- the LOC118390426 gene encoding tyrosine-protein kinase receptor UFO-like isoform X3, whose protein sequence is MATVGRKDLMSQEGVIQLEGIPHFSVEPHDMTVVANVSLSLQCMAHGPPEPVRIIWLQNGGPLNTLQDPVSHSPSTRNFTGLNHTSSFSCEAHNSKGVATSASGTVTVVPSQAHEVQAVEVTISSLLISWEPGFGGVYPVSVCSIQAAPSGPDRTALLNHLVHNQNVNVPPARHLIPDLEPYSSYDVRVACRSSQGASPWTPWVTLRTSEGVPEAAPDNVSGLFNGTEVIVSWTKPPGRLNGQILGYRVEYRTPNKSKAVLESVQSSELAIPLSSLLDSVSLSVSACTVAGCGPWSPVQTLKQKQPDLSPHQEFSWHWWYVIMGIAVGLALIGFIMVYAIILRRRETCFGKTFDPMRNGGGDFVVRYSARRTYNHQSNEATLNSLVISDELKHKLQDVMVDRHKLTLGKTLGEGEFGSVMEGLLVHEETVLKVAVKTMKISICTRTEMEDFLREAACMKEFDHPNVMRLLGVCLQTVERGGYPSPVVILPCMKHGDLHSFLLYSRLGDSPLSLPSQMLVKFMTDVARGMEYLSDKRFIHRDLAARNCMLNENMTVCVADFGLSKKIYNGDYYRQGRISKMPVKWIAIESLADRVYTTKSDVWSFGVTMWEIATRGQTPYPGVENSEIYDYLRQGNRLKQPPSCLDTIYSLMFSCWLLSPKDRPGFPSLRCDLEKALEEMPEQEEADDLLYVNMEEPSGSLSGAVGGWEPFGLPHPSYQKNMGPLETAQVHHHHADRYVLCPQREAQPYLNDSIDSLSWMASSSSPTLQLQASCSSSPTSSLLLDGQDNREGEGWDRRVFRK
- the LOC118390426 gene encoding tyrosine-protein kinase receptor UFO-like isoform X1; the protein is MKGSRGCLPLFVLLLMGIIGTVVPVPVFQFVKSPANVTSSLGKPVQVLCTLQGDGGGEEPPDVVWFRDGQSLDYADTNQVQVPVTEGSWLTLSELRIDHVKLSDIGRYRCMATVGRKDLMSQEGVIQLEGIPHFSVEPHDMTVVANVSLSLQCMAHGPPEPVRIIWLQNGGPLNTLQDPVSHSPSTRNFTGLNHTSSFSCEAHNSKGVATSASGTVTVVPSQAHEVQAVEVTISSLLISWEPGFGGVYPVSVCSIQAAPSGPDRTALLNHLVHNQNVNVPPARHLIPDLEPYSSYDVRVACRSSQGASPWTPWVTLRTSEGVPEAAPDNVSGLFNGTEVIVSWTKPPGRLNGQILGYRVEYRTPNKSKAVLESVQSSELAIPLSSLLDSVSLSVSACTVAGCGPWSPVQTLKQKQPDLSPHQEFSWHWWYVIMGIAVGLALIGFIMVYAIILRRRETCFGKTFDPMRNGGGDFVVRYSARRTYNHQSNEATLNSLVISDELKHKLQDVMVDRHKLTLGKTLGEGEFGSVMEGLLVHEETVLKVAVKTMKISICTRTEMEDFLREAACMKEFDHPNVMRLLGVCLQTVERGGYPSPVVILPCMKHGDLHSFLLYSRLGDSPLSLPSQMLVKFMTDVARGMEYLSDKRFIHRDLAARNCMLNENMTVCVADFGLSKKIYNGDYYRQGRISKMPVKWIAIESLADRVYTTKSDVWSFGVTMWEIATRGQTPYPGVENSEIYDYLRQGNRLKQPPSCLDTIYSLMFSCWLLSPKDRPGFPSLRCDLEKALEEMPEQEEADDLLYVNMEEPSGSLSGAVGGWEPFGLPHPSYQKNMGPLETAQVHHHHADRYVLCPQREAQPYLNDSIDSLSWMASSSSPTLQLQASCSSSPTSSLLLDGQDNREGEGWDRRVFRK